From a region of the Panicum virgatum strain AP13 chromosome 2K, P.virgatum_v5, whole genome shotgun sequence genome:
- the LOC120688230 gene encoding uncharacterized Rho GTPase-activating protein At5g61530-like — protein MPLAESPQWRRKATDFFSTSSFKLKQAGQSAGDNLADVAGKVGSVVKSRWAVFQEARQQQQQRPPGETVQERFITAAASTGLLFRKGISETKEKVAVGKVKVEEAAKKTADKSKTILNNIERWQKGVASTDVFGVPIEATVQREQSGKAVPLMLVRCADYLVISGLNNEYLFKSEGDRKVLQQLVSLYNEDSGASLPEGVSPIDVGALVKCYLASIPEPLTTFALYDELRDARVSIPDLRNILKKLPNVNYMTLEFVTALLLRVSRKSSLNKMDSGSLAVEFAPLIMWRQGDASTDLRNHLKFTLKPPPKIVDTTSNTTAWDLLDEDDEDASSQIPLDDASPPDYSSIEVIQCLIEHHNAIFTDANETVWR, from the exons ATGCCGCTGGCGGAGTCGCCCCAGTGGCGCCGGAAGGCCACCGATTTCTTCTCTACATCCA GCTTCAAGCTGAAGCAAGCAGGACAATCAGCTGGGGATAATTTAGCTGATGTTGCTGGGAAGGTTGGGTCCGTGGTGAAGAGTCGATGGGCTGTCTTCCAGGAGgctaggcagcagcagcagcagcgtccaCCGGGTGAGACAGTGCAGGAGCGTTTCATCACTGCTGCTGCCTCCACTGGGTTGCTTTTCAGGAAGGGCATTTCAGAGACAAAGGAGAAGGTTGCTGTGGGGAAGGTCAAAGTCGAAGAG GCTGCTAAAAAGACTGCAGATAAAAGCAAGACTATTTTGAACAATATTGAACGCTGGCAGAAG GGAGTCGCAAGCACTGATG TATTTGGTGTTCCTATTGAAGCCACTGTACAGCGAGAGCAGTCTGGTAAAGCTGTGCCCTTGATGCTTGTGAGGTGTGCAGACTACCTGGTTATATCAG GCTTGAATAATGAGTACTTATTCAAATCTGAAGGTGACAGAAAAGTTCTTCAGCAGTTAGTTTCTCTTTACAATGAAG ATTCAGGCGCATCTTTACCTGAAGGTGTCAGTCCCATTGATGTAGGAGCACTGGTGAAGTGCTACCTTGCCAGCATCCCTGAACCGCTCACTACATTTGCGCTTTATGATGAGCTTAGAGATGCGAGGGTTAGCATTCCTGATCTTAGGAACATACTGAAGAAGCTTCCAAATGTTAACTACATGACACTAGAATTTGTTACAGCATTGCTACTTCGAGTAAGCCGTAAATCATCACTTAACAAG ATGGACTCTGGTAGCCTTGCTGTGGAATTTGCGCCTTTGATCATGTGGCGGCAAGGCGATGCTAGCACGGATTTGCGTAACCACCTCAAGTTTACTTTGAAACCGCCTCCTAAAATTGTAGACACAACATCAAATACCACTGCATGGGACCTTTTAG atgaggatgatgaggatgCTTCATCCCAGATCCCCTTGGATGATGCTTCGCCCCCAGACTACAGCTCCATCGAGGTCATCCAGTGTCTGATCGAGCACCACAATGCCATTTTCACGGATGCAAATGAAACAGTATGGAGATGA
- the LOC120688233 gene encoding transcription termination factor MTEF18, mitochondrial-like yields the protein MSIRAALHLRRFFSTDAALAPPKLRNLPYRLRHAAVPAARAAVSEYLHSTRCLPCSHADSIVAHSPRSLLSFLAALPPVPGSLPTAELPALLRRHLNFHPLNELPFFLESIGAPAAAPPSSDLMFLADHPTLLDAVAALAHFGFPWSRLGLLFPAVLLGVPPDRISARLAALEARLNRLPRAAIIAACLTFPSLLERDLSDCDPLVKDLGATFRGLGPDLGASNDIDAFSGVCRRMRIFYDAGAEIGSIGGLASSSWRVFLELREKRIAERLRFFKDLGMPGKELGRFLLSNAKLFDHDFSDVVISVPEYLLRVGLVEDEVNVAIEKHPYVVGKNQLENLPRVLRAMKLEHRFLEKISVGGKNLCYLSPYFALEDDSYDAEVERAFLDGMAKVKADKKAQHVDSKLEFLKSIGYGENEIATKVIPVLHSTKDFLQERFDYLLERGVDYTMLCRILTVFPKVLNQGKNMLNEKLNYLTEELGYSIEYLDCFPAFLCFDLENRVKPRYTMLRWLREHGLLRKQLAPATVLANSEKRFITTLHLVHPAVPKLWLESFSSRLHMECYLKNIYHQHSDNI from the coding sequence aTGTCGATCCGCGCCGCGCTCCACCTCCGCCGTTTCTTCTCCACGGACGCCGCCCTCGCGCCGCCGAAGCTGCGGAACCTACCCtaccgcctccgccacgccgccgtcccggccgcgcgcgccgccgtctccgAGTACCTCCACTCCACGCGCTGCCTCCCGTGCTCCCACGCCGACTCCATCGTCGCGCACTCCCCGcgctccctcctctccttcctcgcCGCGCTCCCTCCCGTGCCGGGCTCCCTCCCCACCGCGGAGCTCCCTGcactcctccgccgccacctcaaCTTTCACCCGCTCAACGagctccccttcttcctcgaaTCAATcggcgcgcccgccgcggcgccccccAGCTCCGACCTCATGTTCCTCGCCGACCACCCCACTCTGctcgacgccgtcgccgcgctcgcgcACTTCGGATTCCCATGGTcccgcctcggtctcctcttccccgccgtcctcctcggcgtgccCCCGGACCGTATCTCAGCTCGCCTCGCTGCTCTCGAGGCCCGCCTCAACCGGctcccgcgcgccgccatcATCGCTGCCTGCCTCACCTTCCCATCGCTTCTTGAGCGCGATCTATCCGATTGCGACCCACTCGTTAAGGATCTCGGCGCCACGTTCAGAGGATTGGGTCCGGATTTGGGGGCAAGCAATGACATCGACGCGTTCTCGGGCGTGTGCCGGAGGATGCGGATTTTCTATGATGCCGGGGCAGAGATTGGTAGCATTGGGGGACTTGCCAGCAGCAGCTGGAGAGTGTTTCTTGAGCTCAGGGAAAAGAGGATTGCTGAGAGGTTACGGTTCTTCAAGGATCTGGGGATGCCCGGGAAGGAACTAGGAAGGTTCTTGCTAAGCAATGCCAAGCTTTTTGATCACGATTTCTCTGACGTAGTGATCTCGGTGCCAGAGTATTTGCTGAGAGTTGGTTTGGTGGAGGATGAGGTTAATGTGGCTATAGAGAAACATCCATATGTTGTTGGGAAGAACCAGCTGGAGAACCTCCCCAGGGTGCTGCGGGCAATGAAGCTGGAGCATCGGTTCCTGGAGAAGATTTCCGTTGGTGGAAAGAACTTGTGTTATTTATCACCTTATTTTGCTTTGGAGGATGATAGCTATGATGCAGAGGTTGAGAGGGCTTTCTTGGATGGGATGGCTAAAGTCAAGGCTGACAAGAAAGCACAGCATGTGGACAGCAAGCTGGAGTTCTTGAAAAGCATTGGGTATGGTGAGAATGAGATAGCCACCAAGGTAATTCCTGTCCTTCACAGCACTAAGGATTTCCTGCAGGAGCGGTTTGACTACCTTCTGGAAAGAGGGGTGGACTATACAATGCTGTGTCGGATCTTGACTGTTTTTCCAAAGGTGCTGAACCAGGGTAAGAATATGCTCAATGAGAAGTTGAATTATCTCACAGAGGAGCTGGGCTACTCCATAGAGTACCTTGATTGCTTCCCTGCATTTCTGTGCTTTGATTTGGAGAACAGGGTCAAGCCTAGGTATACAATGCTTCGGTGGCTCCGAGAGCATGGCCTACTTAGAAAACAATTAGCCCCTGCAACAGTGCTTGCTAACTCGGAGAAGAGATTCATTACTACTCTCCACCTTGTGCATCCTGCAGTTCCAAAGTTGTGGCTTGAGAGCTTCTCTTCAAGATTGCATATGGAGTgttatctcaagaatatttatCATCAGCATTCAGACAACATATAG
- the LOC120688227 gene encoding 60S ribosomal protein L15-1 encodes MGAYKYVSELWRRKQSDVMRFVQRVRCWEYRQQPAIVRLTRPTRPDKARRLGYKAKQGYVVYRVRVRRGGRKRPVPKGIVYGKPKHQGITQLKFQRNKRSVAEERAGRKLGGLRVLNSYWVNEDSTYKYFEIILVDVAHTAIRNDPRINWLCKDVHKHRELRGLTSAGKKYRGLRGKGHTHHKNRPSRRATWKRNQTLSLRRYR; translated from the exons ATGG GGGCGTACAAGTACGTGTCGGAGCTATGGAGGAGGAAGCAGTCGGACGTGATGCGGTTCGTGCAGCGCGTGCGCTGCTGGGAGTACAGGCAGCAGCCGGCCATCGTCCGCCTCACCAGGCCCACCCGCCCCGACAAGGCCCGCCGCCTCGGCTACAAGGCCAAACAG GGTTATGTTGTTTACCGCGTCCGTGTCAGGCGTGGTGGCCGGAAGAGGCCTGTGCCTAAGGGTATTGTCTATGGCAAGCCCAAGCACCAGGGTATCACCCAGCTCAAGTTCCAGAGGAACAAGAGGTCTGTTGCTGAGGAGAGAGCTGGACGTAAGCTTGGTGGACTCAGGGTTCTCAATTCCTACTGGGTCAATGAG GATAGTACATACAAGTACTTTGAGATCATCCTGGTTGATGTCGCCCACACCGCCATTCGCAATGACCCAAGGATCAACTGGCTATGCAAGGATGTGCACAAGCACCGCGAGCTCCGTGGTCTCACTTCTGCAGGCAAGAAGTACCGTGGTCTGCGAGGCAAGGGCCACACACACCACAAGAATAGGCCCTCGAGGAGGGCCACCTGGAAGCGCAACCAGACCCTCTCCCTCCGCCGCTACCGCTGA